Proteins from one Fragaria vesca subsp. vesca linkage group LG6, FraVesHawaii_1.0, whole genome shotgun sequence genomic window:
- the LOC101312947 gene encoding uncharacterized protein At2g34160-like: MASVQVARVAAVPPPQAQAQPQPQAQVQSQGQPQSQNQAVGEQKKNRIQVSNTKKPLFFYVNLAKRYLEQHNEVELSALGMAITTVVTIAEILKNNGLAIEKKVSTSTVGMRDENKGRLVQKAKIEIVLGKSEKFDEIMSAAAAAQAAQEPAAEGKK, encoded by the exons ATGGCGTCGGTTCAGGTAGCGCGGGTTGCAGCCGTACCACCACCCCAGGCGCAGGCTCAGCCTCAGCCTCAAGCGCAGGTCCAGTCCCAGGGCCAGCCTCAGTCACAGAACCAGGCCGTAGGAGAACAGAAGAAGAACAGAATTCAAGTTTCCAATACCAAGAAGCCGCTCTTCTTCTATGTTAATCTTGCTAAG AGGTATTTAGAGCAGCACAATGAGGTTGAGCTCTCTGCATTGGGAATGG CAATCACTACAGTTGTCACTATTGCTGAGATTTTGAAGAACAATGGACTGGCTATTGAAAAGA AAGTGTCAACATCTACGGTTGGCATGAGGGACGAGAACAAGGGTCGTCTGGTGCAGAAGGCTAAG ATTGAGATTGTGTTAGGGAAGTCTGAAAAGTTTGATGAAATAATGAGTGCTGCAGCAGCTGCTCAAGCTGCTCAGGAGCCAGCTGCTGAGGGCAAGAAATGA
- the LOC101308688 gene encoding protein WVD2-like 1-like encodes MGREITGVKQEKKNNGVVVGTNGISTTKIHVSPKISERVSRIQSKEHKVKDSHEEKAADGEGLEKQDILAVQSTNLDDDLTKENNEKPGTQKSSENLNSSSPVSKSAAFENGHSNQTVSHSNAVVTERAGTCKETAKVEVATSENSSTAESPNITKASQTPNVESPTKSSEPNSPRSSRNGLQADTKKHGEEEDNWSFTSSTAASMRTNKFKVTVGQAPSFKCSERAQKRNEYYSKLKEKQQALEAERLQYEARTREEQEAAIKQLRKSLVIKAKPVPSFYYEPPPPKAELKKLPLTRPKSPKLNSLGRRRSFGDALNTSPNEKGKVCPRAHRHSVGCQKECSTTPKNKVQNSSRNSLSNGSRVKDQSKLGEEEITETAPKFNQKRHVDISLNHELESFF; translated from the exons ATGGGGAGGGAAATTACTGGTGTGAAGCAAGAGAAGAAAAATAATGGTGTTGTAGTGGGTACCAATGGAATTTCTACCACTAAGATCCATGTTTCTCCCAAAATTTCGGAGAGAGTCAGCCGGATCCAATCCAAGGAACACAAGGTGAAGGACTCACATGAAGAGAAAGCAGCTGACGGGGAAGGTCTTGAGAAGCAAGATATACTGGCTGTTCAGAGCACGAATCTTGATGATGACTTGACCAAGGAGAATAATGAGAAACCTGGAACTCAGAAGTCAAGCGAGAATTTAAATTCCAGCTCACCAGTTTCAAAATCTGCTGCTTTTGAAAATGGGCATTCTAATCAGACTGTTTCTCATTCCAATGCTGTGGTGACTGAAAGGGCTGGTACATGTAAAGAGACTGCTAAGGTTGAAGTTGCCACTTCAGAAAACTCCAGCACTGCAGAGTCCCCTAATATAACTAAGGCATCACAGACTCCAAATGTAGAGTCACCTACTAAGAGTTCAGAG CCAAATTCACCTCGATCATCACGAAATGGCCTACAAGCTGATACTAAGAAGCACGGTGAGGAAGAAGATAATTGGTCCTTTACTTCCTC CACTGCTGCATCTATGAGAACAAATAAGTTCAAGGTTACAGTTGGACAAGCTCCTTCATTTAAATGCAGTGAACGCGCACAAAAAAGAAACGAG TACTACTCGAAGTTAAAGGAAAAACAGCAAGCTTTGGAGGCAGAGAGACTGCAGTACGAAGCGAGGACCAGG GAAGAGCAAGAAGCAGCCATAAAGCAGCTGAGGAAGTCCTTGGTGATCAAAGCTAAACCAGTACCTAGTTTCTATTATGAGCCACCTCCTCCTAAGGCTGAGCTGAAGAAG CTTCCACTTACGCGGCCCAAATCACCAAAACTGAACAGTCTAGGCAGGAGAAGGAGCTTTGGTGATGCTCTAAACACATCTCCTAACGAAAAGGGAAAAGTTTGCCCTCGAGCACATCGTCATAGTGTTGGTTGCCAGAAAGAATGCAGTACTACTCCGAAGAATAAGGTGCAGAACAGTAGTCGTAACAGTCTTAGCAATGGTAGCAGAGTCAAAGACCAATCAAAACTGGGAGAAGAAGAAATAACGGAAACAGCTCCTAAGTTCAACCAGAAAAGACATGTAGACATCAGTTTGAATCATGAACTTGAAAGCTTTTTCTAA
- the LOC101312655 gene encoding aspartic proteinase CDR1-like, which produces MEFDPNDNEVVMKFSMGTPPIDIHAIVDTGSDLVWTQCEPCHVCHKSKFGVFDPRKSSTHKNITCRSKDCRLLGDSYPRREMELCRKAPTTNCVYTYDYEDESYTVGHLGRETISLKSTTGNVVTLKDIIFGCGITNNITGSSENDMGLVGLGRGPLSFVSQVAPYVGGKKFSHCFVDNPNLESKIYFGNWSEVLGEGVVTVPLVDDPTAYYVTASGISIGNDFVPFNSNGTLLKKDNMMIDSGTPFPKVPQDLFNRMVTKLQKAVPLKSIIKKIKVIDALCFATTTPPTLPKMAIHFEGGGELPLSNKTLTFPVDDETYCLTIVSGTDDYSFFGGILQTNLLLGFDLDKNTVSFKPTDCIEYNKNN; this is translated from the coding sequence ATGGAATTTGATCCCAACGACAACGAAGTTGTTATGAAGTTCTCAATGGGAACTCCACCCATCGATATTCATGCAATTGTTGATACTGGTAGCGATCTAGTATGGACGCAGTGTGAGCCGTGTCATGTTTGTCACAAGTCCAAGTTTGGTGTTTTTGACCCAAGAAAGTCATCAACTCATAAGAACATTACTTGTCGGTCAAAGGATTGTAGACTACTTGGCGACTCCTATCCCCGACGTGAAATGGAATTGTGTAGAAAAGCACCTACTACAAATTGTGTGTACACGTACGATTACGAAGACGAGTCATACACAGTAGGTCATTTGGGTAGAGAAACAATTTCGTTGAAATCCACTACAGGCAACGTTGTAACCCTAAAAGATATTATCTTTGGGTGTGGGATTACGAACAATATAACTGGTTCCAGTGAAAATGATATGGGACTTGTAGGGCTTGGGCGTGGGCCCTTATCATTTGTTTCTCAAGTTGCTCCTTATGTTGGAGGCAAAAAATTCTCTCATTGTTTTGTGGACAATCCCAATTTGGAAAGCAAGATCTATTTTGGGAATTGGAGTGAAGTTTTGGGTGAAGGGGTGGTGACAGTACCTTTGGTAGATGATCCGACTGCATATTATGTGACAGCATCAGGAATTAGCATCGGAAACGATTTTGTTCCATTCAACTCAAACGGTACATTGCTGAAAAAAGATAACATGATGATCGACTCAGGTACACCTTTCCCGAAGGTACCCCAAGATCTTTTTAACCGGATGGTAACTAAGCTACAAAAAGCAGTTCCTCTGAAGTCAATCATAAAAAAAATCAAAGTGATTGATGCCCTTTGCTTTGCTACCACGACGCCTCCAACATTGCCAAAAATGGCTATACATTTTGAGGGTGGTGGCGAACTACCATTGAGCAATAAGACATTAACATTTCCCGTAGATGATGAGACGTATTGTCTTACAATCGTGAGCGGCACTGATGACTATAGCTTTTTCGGGGGTATACTTCAGACAAATTTATTACTTGGTTTTGATTTGGACAAAAACACGGTATCCTTCAAGCCAACTGATTGCATAGAATACAACAAAAACAACTAA
- the LOC101307803 gene encoding probable WRKY transcription factor 74-like gives MEEVEAANKAAVESCHRVLNSLICKHKDDVQCENLGVLTEEAVVKFKRVVSLLNHGRIRKLKKKLDSSWPQSLMLDGPNYRSDISTKTLQLLPATFPPNPHTQNQKVILGNPVLDMSLNLPLQNVQPKPFQQLHRIPVHPQQFTGINLAFNKPSTTPSSSNAASFMSCLSMDAGRVANYDSNSFRLISGCVPQPMDQISQLMRSADVQQNSSVQCGSSEKCSTPRKRRLRVRKSFKVPEGGKNVAHIPGDEYSWRKYGQKPIKGSPYPRGYYKCSSMRGCPARKHVERCIEDPAMLIVTYESEHKHSQSAHKHSQSAHQ, from the exons ATGGAGGAGGTTGAAGCAGCTAACAAAGCAGCAGTAGAGAGTTGCCATAGAGTTCTCAACAGTCTCATTTGCAAACACAAAGATGATGTTCAGTGTGAAAATTTAGGTGTGCTTACAGAAGAGGCCGTTGTGAAGTTCAAGAGAGTTGTGTCTCTTCTGAATCATGGAAGGATCAGAAAGTTGAAGAAGAAGCTTGACTCATCTTGGCCTCAAAGCCTCATGTTGGATGGCCCTAATTACAGATCAGACATTTCAACCAAAACCCTCCAATTACTCCCAGCTACTTTCCCTCCTAACCCACACACACAAAACCAGAAAGTGATTCTAGGAAATCCAGTGTTGGATATGAGTCTTAATCTTCCTCTCCAAAATGTTCAACCAAAACCATTTCAGCAGTTGCATAGAATTCCAGTCCATCCCCAGCAGTTCACTGGCATAAACCTTGCATTTAACAAGCCTAGCACCACACCCTCCTCGTCCAACGCTGCGTCTTTCATGTCATGTTTGAGCATGGATGCTGGTCGTGTGGCTAACTATGACAGCAATTCCTTCAGACTAATCAGTGGCTGCGTGCCGCAGCCGATGGATCAAATATCGCAACTGATGAGGAGCGCTGATGTACAGCAGAACAGCAGTGTACAATGTGGAAGCAGTGAGAAGTGTTCCACACCAAGGAAGAG GAGATTGAGGGTGAGAAAATCCTTCAAGGTACCTGAAGGAGGTAAGAATGTAGCACACATTCCAGGTGATGAATATTCATGGAGGAAGTATGGACAGAAGCCAATCAAGGGCTCTCCTTATCCAAG GGGATACTATAAGTGTAGCAGCATGAGAGGCTGCCCAGCAAGGAAACATGTCGAGAGGTGCATCGAAGACCCTGCAATGCTGATAGTCACCTATGAGAGCGAGCACAAGCATTCACAATCTGCCCACAAGCATTCACAATCTGCCCATCAATGA
- the LOC101308099 gene encoding 40S ribosomal protein S15-like has product MAEVEADVAAAGVPKKRTFKKFSFRGVDLDALLDMSTDELVKLFPARARRRFQRGLKRKPMALIKKLRKAKREAPPGEKPEPVRTHLRNMIIVPEMIGSIIGVYNGKTFNQVEIKPEMISHYLAEFSISYKPVKHGRPGIGATHSSRFIPLK; this is encoded by the exons ATG GCGGAAGTGGAAGCTGACGTGGCGGCGGCCGGAGTGCCGAAGAAGAGGACGTTCAAGAAGTTCAGCTTCAGAGGAGTGGATTTGGATGCTCTTCTGGACATGTCCACTGATGAGCTCGTTAAGCTCTTCCCTGCTAGGGCTCGTAGAAG GTTTCAGAGGGGTTTGAAGAGGAAGCCAATGGCGTTGATCAAGAAGCTGCGCAAGGCT AAAAGGGAGGCCCCACCTGGTGAAAAGCCAGAGCCTGTTAGGACTCACCTTCGCAACATGATCATTGTTCCTGAAATGATTGGTAGCATCATTGGAGTGTACAATGGCAAGACCTTCAACCAGGTTGAGATCAAGCCTGAGATGATCAGCCATTATCTTGCTGAGTTCTCTATCAGTTACAAGCCTGTCAAGCACGGAAGGCCTGGTATTGGTGCTACCCACTCTTCCAGGTTCATTCCCCTCAAGTGA
- the LOC101308390 gene encoding histone H1.2-like — MAAETAVVKAKRAPPAHPPFSEMITEAIVALKERTGSSQYAITKFVEEKHKQLPQSFRKLLLLNLKKLVASGKLVKVKASFKLPPRSSAAAASAAPAKEKTKPEASKAKKSTAAAAKTTSKPKAKTVAKPKAKTVAKSKAKTVAKPKAAAKPKAKAVVKKPKASAEAKPAAKAARTSSRTSPGKKVAAKSKAATKVVKKAKSVKSPAKKKVQPKRGKK; from the exons ATGGCCGCCGAAACCGCCGTCGTCAAGGCCAAGCGAGCACCGCCAGCTCACCCTCCCTTCTCGGAG ATGATTACGGAGGCGATTGTGGCGCTGAAGGAGAGGACTGGTTCAAGCCAGTACGCCATCACCAAATTCGTGGAGGAGAAGCACAAGCAGTTGCCTCAGAGCTTCAGGAAGCTTCTGCTTCTCAACCTGAAGAAGCTCGTCGCCTCCGGCAAGCTCGTCAAGGTCAAAGCCTCCTTCAAGCTCCCTCCTCGCTCCTCCGCCGCCGCGGCCTCTGCTGCTCCGGCGAAGGAGAAGACCAAGCCGGAAGCTTCCAAGGCTAAGAAGTCCACCGCCGCCGCCGCGAAGACTACTTCTAAGCCGAAGGCGAAAACCGTCGCGAAACCGAAGGCTAAAACCGTCGCGAAATCCAAGGCGAAAACCGTGGCGAAACCGAAGGCGGCGGCGAAACCGAAGGCCAAGGCGGTGGTGAAGAAACCGAAGGCATCGGCGGAGGCTAAACCGGCTGCGAAGGCGGCAAGGACATCGTCGAGGACTTCGCCGGGGAAGAAGGTGGCGGCGAAATCCAAGGCGGCGACCAAGGTTGTGAAGAAGGCCAAGAGTGTGAAGTCTCCGGCGAAGAAGAAGGTTCAGCCAAAGAGGGGCAAGAAGTGA
- the LOC101312367 gene encoding aspartic proteinase CDR1-like has translation MGPDTPGSLIRTDPNSGAHIMKFLMGTPPFDIYAMADTGSHLLWTQCEPCKACYKSNFGIFDPSKSSTYRKINCRARDCRLVGHFKPQDYEPNYCREDGKRPCLYSYSYADTATTTGVLSKETVTLSTTSRVVTLQNIVFGCGYANNETVNSGNEMGVIGLGRGPLSFVSQIAPYVGGKKFSHCLVDEDSDKISKIFFGNGSEVLGEGVVSTPLVDTTPEEMSYFVTVTGISFGNEFVSYNSIGTLLKKGNVVIDSGTPVTRLPQDFFDRIVIQLKKMVKLESFVKSYVTSSTSNLCFNTTTPPKLPTVSVHFEGGGKLQLADKQLLYGEEEDVFCFGLAKHTIDGKDFSNVGIYGGQLQTNMFIGFDLDKNLISFKPTNCENL, from the coding sequence ATGGGTCCAGACACGCCAGGATCTCTAATAAGAACAGATCCAAATAGTGGCGCACACATCATGAAGTTCTTAATGGGAACCCCGCCCTTCGATATTTATGCAATGGCTGATACTGGGAGCCATCTACTATGGACGCAATGTGAACCGTGTAAGGCTTGCTACAAATCAAATTTTGGCATTTTTGATCCAAGCAAATCCTCAACTTATAGGAAGATTAATTGTCGTGCAAGAGATTGTAGACTCGTCGGTCATTTCAAACCACAAGACTATGAACCAAACTATTGTAGAGAAGATGGTAAAAGACCATGCCTTTATAGCTACTCGTATGCAGACACGGCAACAACGACTGGTGTATTGTCTAAAGAAACAGTTACCCTGTCCACTACCAGTAGAGTTGTAACTCTACAAAATATTGTCTTTGGGTGTGGGTATGCGAATAATGAAACTGTTAATTCTGGAAATGAAATGGGAGTTATAGGGCTTGGGCGTGGGCCCTTGTCATTTGTTTCTCAGATAGCTCCTTATGTTGGAGGCAAAAAGTTCTCGCATTGCCTCGTAGATGAGGATTCTGATAAAATAAGTAAGATTTTTTTCGGGAATGGGAGTGAAGTTTTGGGTGAAGGGGTGGTGTCAACACCTTTGGTCGATACAACCCCAGAAGAGATGAGTTATTTTGTGACAGTAACAGGAATTTCCTTCGGGAATGAATTTGTCTCTTATAACTCAATTGGAACATTGCTCAAGAAAGGTAACGTGGTAATCGATTCTGGTACACCTGTGACACGTTTGCCACAAGATTTTTTCGACCGGATAGTAATCCAATTAAAAAAGATGGTTAAATTAGAGTCATTCGTTAAAAGTTACGTGACAAGTAGTACAAGTAATCTTTGCTTCAACACCACGACGCCTCCAAAATTACCGACTGTTTCTGTACATTTTGAAGGTGGTGGCAAGCTGCAATTAGCAGATAAACAATTACTTTATGGAGAAGAGGAAGATGTATTTTGCTTTGGATTGGCAAAACACACAATCGACGGCAAGGACTTTAGCAATGTCGGTATATATGGAGGTCAACTTCAGACTAATATGTTTATTGGTTTTGATCTGGACAAAAATTTGATTTCCTTCAAGCCAACTAATTGCGAAAACCTCTAA